TCGGCGCCGGGGCCGGACAGGGAACCGGACCCGGAGGCGGGACCGGGCCCGGGGACGACGGTCGCCCCGGCCTGCGACGCACCGGCGGCCGCCGTGCCCGGCAGGGACAGCGAGACCCGGCCCGTCACGATCCGGCGGCGCAGGTCCCCCGCGTCGGCCGGCCGCTCCGCGGGCGCCTTGGCGAGCAGGTCGACGACGATCCGGTCGAAGTAGTCCGGGAGCTCGGCCCGGTGGGCACGCGGCGGACTCGGCACCGTGTCGCGGTGTCCGATGAGGATCGCCCAGGAGTCGCCCAGGTCGAAGGGCGGGACACCGGTGGCGAGTTCGTACAGCACGCACCCCAGCGAGTAGAGGTCGCTGCGGTGGTCGATCTCGCCGCCGCCGATCTGCTCGGGCGACATGTAGTGGGGCGTGCCCATGGCGATGCCGGTGCCGGTGAGCTTGGACGTGAAGCCCACGTCCGCGCCGAGGCGCGCTATGCCGAAGTCGCAGATCTTCACCGTCCCGTCCCGCAGCCGCATGATGTTCGCGGGCTTCAGGTCGCGGTGCACGATCCCGTGCCGGTGGGTGTACGCGAGGGCGTCGGCGACCTGGTCGGCGATCTCGACGACGTCGTGGACGGGCAGCGGATGCTGGGCGTTGGCGGCGAGGAGCTGGCTGAGATTGCGCCCTTCGAGGAGCTCCATCACGAGGAAGAGCACGCCGTCGTACTCGCCGAAGTCGTGCACGACGGTGATGCCGCGGTGCTGGAGCGCGGCGGCCACCCGGGCCTCGCGCCGGAACCGCTCGCGGACCACGGTGAGGACCTGCGGGTCCTGCTGTGGTCCGATCGGCTTGAGGCACTTCACGGCGACCCCGCGGCCGAGCGCCTCGTCGGTGGCGCGCCACACCTCGCCCATGCCCCCGCGACCGATGACCTCGTGCAGGCGGTACCGGCCCTGGATCAGTCTCGAGTCCCCCATCGTGTGCTGCCGCCCCCGTCGATTTCCTACGCCTTTTCCGGCTCCTCCAGTATGGCCGCCGGTTCGGACAGTGGGTACGGGGCGGGGTACGTGTAAGGGTCGGGCCGCGTGCCCGGGCCGAGCCGGTCCATGGCGCGGAGGATGTGGCGGGGCGGGAGGCGCCAGCGCAGGCGGGCCGGGATGCGGCGCAGCAGGTCGGCCGTGGTGGCGAGGCGGCGGGTGACGGTCTCCGGCGGCGGCGCGGGGCGGCCGTAGAGCGCGTGGGCGTAGGGAGGCAGAGTGTCGTACGCGAGCGCCGCGACGCGCCGCCAGATCACCTCGCGCGCCGGTACCAGGACGGGTTTCACCGGCGGCCGGCGCAGGAAGTCCTCGACGGTACGGGCGTCCGGGCCGGCCTCCAGCCGGGGCCGTACGGTCTCGAAGTAGGCGGCGAGCGCGGCGGTGGATCCGGGCGCGGTGGCCGGATCCAGCCCGACGAGCCGCGCCGAGGTGCGGTGTTCGTCGACGTACCGGTCGGCCTGGGCGTCGGTGAGGCGGATGCCCGAGCGGCGTGCGACCGCCAGGTACGAGTCGGTCTCGGCGCAGTGCACCCAGAGCAGCAGCTCCGGGTCGTCCACGCCGAGCAGCCGGTGGATGCGGCGTACCCGGGCCCCGGCGGCTTCGGCGGCCTCGGTGGTCCCGTAGCTCAGGGTCCCGACGAAGTCCGCGGTCCGCATGAGCCGCCCCCAGGGATCCTTCCGGAAGCTGCTGTTGATCATGACACCGCGCACGGCGACGGGGTGCAGCGCCTGCAGCCACAACGCCCGCACCCCCGCGATCCACATGACCGGGTCGCTGTGCATCTGCCAGGTCACGGAACGGGGTCCGAAGAGCCCCGGGTCGGCACTCAAGAAGCGTCCTCGCTCATACCGTTCAGGCTACGTCGGAACCGGTTCCGTGGAACCGGTCGTGCACGAGGGCGGGCGGACGTCCCGGCAGAACCGGTGCCGGCCTCAGGGCTCGATGTTCTGGTTCAGGTGGAACAGGTTGTCCGGGTCGTAGGTCCGCTTGACCTCGACGAGGCGGTCGTAGTTCGCCCCGTAGTTGGCTCTGATCCGGCCCCGGTCGTCGTCGGCCATGAAGTTGATGTAGCCGCCCTCCTCGGAGTGCGGCGCGGTGGCCTCGTAGTAGTCGCGGACCCAGGCGGTGTTGGCCTCGTTGGCGGTGGGGTCGGGCCACATGCCGGCGATGACGGTGGCGAACGAGGCGTCCCGGTAGGCGAAGGCGGTGGCGTCGGGGGCGACGCGGTGGCAGGCGCCGTTGATGGGGTAGATGTGGACCGTGGAGTTCACGGCGGGCAGCCCCGCGGCGTGCTCGACGTGCGCCGCGATCGCCGCGTCGGTCAGTTCGGTCACGAAGTTGGCCTTCCAGTAGTGCTGGAGGCCGGGCGGCACGAGTGCGTCGAAGGCGCTGTTGAGCGCCGGGTACGGCATGGGCCCGACGTGCTCGGCGACCACCGGCGCGAAGTCGTGGAGGGGCCGCAGCGCGCGCTCGCCCTCGTCGAGCGGTCCCGCCCAGCAGGCCACGACCAGGGCGAAGGTGTCCCCGTGCCGGTCCTCCGGGATGAACGGGAGCGGCGGGGCGATCTGGAAGGCGGGGAACCCGCCCAGTTGCTCCGGCGCGTCGGCGATGTACTCGGCGAAGGAGCGTACGACGGTGGCCGCGTCCTCCAGTTCGAAGAGCATCGGTCCGCCGTAGATGTCCTTGACGGGGGCGAGCCGGTACTCGAACGAGGTCACGGCGCCGAAGTTGCCGCCGCCTCCGCGCAGGGCCCAGAACAGGTCGGCGTTCTGCTCCTCGTCGGCGACGAGGAACCGGCCGTCCGCGGTCACCACATCGGCCGAGACGAGGTTGTCGCAGCTCAGGCCGAGTCCACGGGCCAGATAGCCGATGCCGCCGCCGAGGGTGAGGCCGCCGACGCCGGTGGTGGAGATGATCCCGCCGGTGACGGCGAGGCCGAAGGGGTAGGTCGCCGCGTTCACGTCGCCCCACGTCGCCCCGCCCTCCGCGCGGGCCGTCCGCCGCACGGGGTCGACCCGGACTCCCCGCATGCCGGAGAGATCGGCCACGACGCCGTCGTCGCAGGTCCCGAAGCCTGGCACGCTGTGCGCGCCGCCCCGCACCGCGAGATCGAGCCCGTTCTCGCGGGCGAAGTCGACCGCGGCCATGACGTCGCCCGCGTTGACGCAGCGCACGACGACGGCAGGTCTCCTGTCGATCATGGCGTTGTGTACCGTGCGCGCCTCGTCGTAGGCGTCGTCCTCGGCCGTGACGACCGTCCCGCGTACCCGTTCGCGCAGCTGGTCGTTCGAGAGCTTGCCCATGGCCACCGCTCCTCGTTCGGATCATCTCCACGCTACGCCGATGACGGCGGGCCTCAACCGGAGGCCGGAGGCGCGGACACACGGACGACGGCCCGCTCCGTCCAGTACGTGAGACCGGGCCGACCGGGGATTCGTCGACTCCCGCCGCGCCCTTAAGGTGCCTCTACGCGTGGCCGGTACACGATCTTCCGGCCGCCCCCTTTCGACCCGATTCCCCCGAGGATGCCCATGTTTACGGTCAACGAGTACTTCGACGGCACGGTCAAGTCGATCGCGTTCACGCAGGAGCAGGGCCCTGCGACCATCGGCGTCATGGCTCCCGGGGAGTACGAGTTCGGCACCGCCGCCGCGGAGATCATGCACGTGGTCAGCGGCGCGCTGACGGTGCGGCTGCCGGGCGCAGAGGCGTGGGAGACCTTCGAGGCCGGGGACCACTTCAAGGTCCCCGGCGACAGCCGGTTCCAGCTGCGGGTCGCGGTGGAGACCGCGTACCTCTGCGAGTACCGCTGACCCCCTCGGCTCGTACCGCTGACCCGGGGACGGCAGAGAAGGCCCGCCACCGGGGGCGCGCGGCCCCGGCACCTCCGGGCAGCGGGAAGGGCGCCCGGCCTGGGTTCTCGGGCCGGGCGCCCTCGCGTCGGGGCGGGCGGGTCAGTACGGGGAGGTGTCGTTCCCCGCGGGGGTGCCGGCCAGGATCGTCTCCTCCACCGCTTCGTACCGCATGTGCTGGTCGGCCGGGTCACGTTCGCGGAGCACCGTGCCGAGCCAGCCCGCGAGGAAGCCCAGCGGGGCCGAGAGGATGCCCGACGTGGTGAACGGGAACCAGTTGAAGTCCTGGTCCGGGAAGATCGCCTGCGGCGATCCGGACACCAGGTTGCTGCCGGTCATGAGGATCAACGCGGAGGCGCTGCCCACGACGAGGGTGCAGAGCAGTCCCGTTCGGGAGTAGCGGCGCCAGAAGAGGCTGTAGATGAGTGCCGGTGCGACCGCGGAGGCGCCGATGCAGAACGACAGGGTGAGCAGTGCCTGAAGGTTCAGGTGCCGTGCGCCGGCGGCGATCGCGATCGCCACGAGCCCGACGCCCGCCGCGGCGATCCGGGCGATGGCCATCTCCGCGGAGCCCTTCAGTCGCGCCTTGCGGCGCAGCCCGTGCGTGATGAGGTCGTGCGCGAGGGAGTTGGCGCAGGCGAGGGTGATCCCGGCGACCGAGGCCAGCAGAGTGAGGAAGACGGCTGTCGCCACCGCCGTGAACAGCAGGGTCTCGACGGTCGCCTGCTCCGCCCCCATGATGGCCTGGCTGACCATGAGGAACGCCGTCTTGCCCTGCGGGTCACCGGCGACGATCCCCTGGTGGCCGACGATCGCCGCCGCCCCGAAGCCGATCACGGCGATCAGCAGACAGGTCACGACGACGGTCGACACGGCCCAGGACATCGAGCGCCGCACGGCTGCCGCACTGCGCGCGGTGAACATGCGCATGGTGATGTGTGGCAGCACCGCGGCGCCGAGCACGACCGTCAGCTGAGTGCTGATCATGTCGAGTTCGTTGCCGCCGAACTGCAGACCGGCGGCGAGGTAGGCGTCTCCCGCTCCGCTGCCGCGCTTGGCGGCGTCCAGCAGGGAGGGCAGGCTGAAGTCGAAGCGGTTGAGGATGAGGACGGCGATCGCGAGGGACGCGCCGAGCAGGGCGACGGTCTTGACGATCTGGATGAAGGCGGTGCCCTTCATGCCGCCGATCGCCGCGTACGCGATCATCAGCAGGCCCAGGAACACGATCGCCCCGGTCTTGAAGCCGTCGGAGTCGAAGCCGAGGACGACGGAGAGGAGATCGCCCGCGCCCGCGAGCTGGAAGACCACCAGCGGCAGCAGTGCGGTCAGGGTGACCGCGGCCGTGACGATCCGCACGGCGGGGCCGGGGAGACGCCGGGTGAGGACGTCGCCGATCGTGAACCGGCCGGCGTTGCGCAGCGGTTCGGCCAGCAGGAACATCATCAGGACCAGCGAGAGCACGGTGCTCAGGGCGAGTGTCACGCCGTCGTAGCCGACGAGCGCGATGATGCCGATCGTGCCGAGCACGGTGCCGGCGGAGATGTAGTCGCCGGCGATCGCGAGGCCGCTCTGCACGGGGGAGAGCGAGCGGTAGCCGGTGTAGAAATCGCCCAGGTCGTCACGGTCGGGGCCGGTCATCACGCAGAGCAGCAGTGTGACGGTGATGACCGCGATGAACGCGATCAGCGACATGGTCTGCGCCTCGGAGCTGAAGCCGGTCATGCGCGCGCACCTCCGGTGGGCTGCTGCCACACGGGACGCCCGGGACGACCCTGGCGTTCCGGCCGGGGCGCGGCAGCCGCGGCCGCCTGCTCGGCGCGTTCGCGGATCTCCGCGGCGAGCGGGTCGACGTGTGTGCGCGCGGTCCGCTCGTACACCACGATCGCGACCAGCGCGACGGGCAGCTGGAGGAGGCCCAGGACCACACCGGTGGTGAGACCACCGGTGATGCTGCCGGTCATCAGCGAGGGGGCGAAACCGGACAGCAGAAGGAAGACGACGAAGTAGCCGAGCGCGGTGAAGGTGGCGACGCGGCGGAGCCTGCGGTAGGCCGATCCGAGCCGGCGCAGATCGTCACGGTCGTCGGTGGCGGCGGGCGGCCGCGGCTGACGCGGGGACGCGTCCCAGGGCTGCGACACGGAGTCCCAGCCCTGCGGCAAGGACTCCCACGCTCGCGGGGACGGGTCCCGGGCCGACTGTGGATCGGTGTTCCAGGCGTCCCGGGCCGACTGTGGATCGGTGTTCCAGGACGGCGGTCCGCCCTCCCGGGACTGCGGCGCCGCCTCTTGGCGGTGCCGCCCGGCATTCGGGTGCCGGGGTACGGGCGGGGGGCCGGGGAAAGGCTGGTGGTACGACATCGATCTTGCTCCTTGCCGCCCCGGGGGACGGGCGGGTGGCGCTGGTGGTCCGCGAACGTTACTCATGGGTATAGCTCTCCCGTAAGGGGATTCCGACCGCTCGGTATGTCGGTTCGGTGACGATCCTGTGGGCATGGCGACGAAACCGGCAGAAACCCCCGTCGTGGATCTTTCCGCAGGTCACGGCTGGGTCTCGGGTCACGCCCCAACCCGGGCGGGCCACTCGGCACGACCGGTCACGGCGCTGCCGGCGCTACCGGAGCTACCGGCACTACCGGCACTACCGGCGGACGCGGGGCATGCCGAGGCCGATCCAGGAGATGATCTCGCGCTGGATCTCGTTGTTGCCGCCGCCGAAGGTGAAGATGACGGCGGAGCGGTAGCCGCGTTCCAGTTCGCCGTGGAGGACCGCGCCCGCCGAGCCCTCCTTGAGGGCGCCCGCCGCGCCGACGACCTCCATGAGGGCCGCGTAGGCGTCGCGGCGGGCCTCGGAGCCGTAGACCTTCACGGCGGAGGCGTCCTGGGGGGTGAGGGTGCCGTTCTGGACCGCGTTCACCATCTGCCAGTTGAGGAGTTTCATCGCGTCGAGCCGGGCGTGGGTGCGGGCCAGGGTGCGCCGGACCCAGGGCAGGTCGATGACGCGCCGGCCGTCGGCGAGCGGGGTGGCGGCGGCCCAGTGCTGGACGTCGTGGAGCGCGCGGATCGCCATCGTGCCGTGGGCGGCGAGGGTGACGCGCTCGTGGTTGAGCTGGTTGGTGATGAGGCGCCAGCCCCTGTTCTCCTCGCCGACCCGGCGCGACGCGGGGACCTCGATGTTGTCGTAGTAGCTGGCCGTGGTGTCGTGCGAGGCGAGGGTGTTGATGATCGTGCAGGAGTAGCCGGGGTCGCTCGTCGGGACGAGCAGCATCGTGATGCCCTTGTGCGGCGGGGCGTCCGGGTCGGTGCGGACCGCGAGCCAGACCCAGTCGGCGGTGTCGCCGTTGGTGGTCCAGATCTTCTGCCCGTTCACGGTGTACGTACCGGTGGCCTCGTCCCCCTCCCGGACCGCGCGGGTCTTGAGGGCTGCGAGGTCCGTGCCCGCGTCGGGCTCGCTGTAGCCGATGGCGAAGTCGATCTCGCCGGAGAGGATCCGCGGCAGGAAGTACGCCTTCTGCTCGTCGGTGCCGAAGCCCATGATCGTCGGTCCGACGGTGTTCAGCGCCATGAGCGGCAGGGGTACGCCCGCCTGCGCGGCCTCGTCGAAGAAGATGAACTGTTCCATCGGGGTCAGCCCCCGGCCGCCGTACTCGGCCGGCCAGCCGACCCCGAGCCAGCCGTCGGCGCCGAGCCGGCGCACGGTCTCCCGGTAGAAGCGCTTCTGCGCCGCCGGGTCCGCGTAGCGGGTGTGGACGTCTTCGGGGACCAGCTCGGCGAAGTACGCACGCAGCTCGGCGCGCAGGCTGTTCTGAGCGGGCGTGTATGCGAGGTGCATGGTGCGGGCCTCCCGTGGCGGCTGTCCTGCGGCGGCGGTCCTGCGGGGTCCTCGGTGTCACCCGGAGGGCGACGCGCGACGGCGGCCACGGTAGAACGTGTTCCATAAATGCGGAAGCCTCGGAGCGGCCCCGGACGGCCCTCGGCCCCGGTTCGCAGCTGCCGAACCGGGGCCGTGGGGGTTGTCGAGGGGTACTGCGGATCACTGCGGATCACTGCGGATCCCGTGCGATCACCATGGACCGCCGTGGAGCACCGCGGATGTCTCGCCTGGGCCGCGGCGGCCTACGGCAGCAGCTCGTCCATGGAGGCGCGACCCTTCTCGGCCATGCGGCGTTCCGCCCAGGCGAGGGTCTTCGGAGTCACGTCACGGCCGGAGGCGAGGACCAGGTCCTCGGCCGTGAACTCGCCCTCCGACCCGGAATGCAGCAGCCGGTCGGGCGTCGGGTAGTCCCCCAGGGACGTCTTGTCGGGCTCAGCGTTCATGCCGCCTCCTACGTTTCGTCCGGCACTCGCCATTCTCGTGTCCGGCCACCCCGTCCGCATCCGGGAGCGGCGGCGGCCCGCACCTCCCCCGGTCACCGTCCCTCGCTCACCCCCCGTACGCCGGGCGTCACCCTCGGCGGGCCCTCGCCCGGTCCAGGACGACACGGTGGCCTGGGAGGAAAACGAGCGAGCCCGCCGACCAGGACCTGGTCGCCTCCGGGCGCTGCGCGCCGTCCTCGGCCCGCCGGCGCCACCGGATCGGCCGACCGGGCCCGGGCGACTCCCGACGGTGGTCGGCCGGCCTGTCCGGGAAGCGGGCATCGCCGAGGGGAGGCCGACGTCAGGAGGCCGGGGCCTGCCCCCGGTTCCTGACCAGCTCCGCGGCCGCGCGGGACTCGAGCCGCGTCCCTAGCTCGTAGTGGCGGGTGTACGCCTCCGGGGCGAGCGCCACGCGGAGGGTCTCCTCGGCGCGCGACCTGATCAAGGTCTCCGTCTCGGTCGAGAACGGCCGGAAACCGCCGTCCGTGCCGGAGCCGGCATGGGCGTCGTACGCTCCGAGGAGCCGCGCCCCGGTCTCGGCGTCGCCCGGCCCGCCCCGTCCGCCGAGCGCCCAGGCCGCCGTGGCGAACTGGGTGACGATCAGGTACGGGGCGACCAGGCGGGCCAGGGTCTCCACCGCCGCGACGGCCTTCGCCAGCCGCTCCACGGCCGGGTCGTATGCCCCGTCGAGGCAGTCGAGCCAGGCCCACGCTCCCCCTGCGAGACCCCAGAAGAGGTCCGGCGTCGCGTCGCCGAACTCGCGCTCCAGACGGGAGAGCTGAGCGCGGGCGAGACCGGTCCGCCCGGTGTGGCCGTAGTGCTGGGTGAGCAGCATCCGGGCCGAGCCGGCGACCTCGGCGCCCCACTCCCCCGCCGCGTCGGCGGCTTGGGCCAGGAGCTGTTCGGCCGCCGGGTCCCCCTCGGGGGCGAGCCGGAGCCGTACGGCCGCGAGGCGCGCGGTGTACAGGGGCACCTGGGAGCTGGCGCCGACGTGGGCGGCGGCCTCCGTGGCCCGCTCGAAGTCGGCGGCGGCCTCCGCGAGCCGGCCCGCGCGTTCGTAGCTCTCGCCCCGGGCGGCGAGCGCTTCGGCGATGCCCCAGGAGTCCCCCGCGGCCTCGAAGAGGGCGAGTGCCTCGGCCGCGTCACGGGGGCCGCGGACGACGAGCTTGGCCCGCAGGAGGAGGGCGAAGCCCAGGTCCCAGCCGGGGGCGTGGTCGCGACAGGCGTCGACGACCGCCGTCAGGGTCTCGCCGAGGCCGGTGAACTCTCCGGTCATGAGGCGGGCGAAATACCACATCATCGCGGGCTGGCGGCAGGTCTGCGGAAGGCCGGGGCGGTACGCGGAGACCAGCGCGGCGAGCCTGGCGCGGGTTTCGGGGTGCTCGAACGAGGCTGCGCCCCGGCCGCCCTGCGTCGCGAGCACGTACAGCCACCCGCCGCGCCGTGCCTCGGCGAGGCGCTCGCCCTGCCACGGCGGCGGGACGTCGGTGCAGCGCCCGTCGAACGGCTCGGCCGGGCGGACCGGTTCCCGGAAGGGGTCGGGGCCCAGCCGGGCCGCCTCGACGGCCCAGGTGCGGGGGTCGAGCTGGTGGTGTCGGAGTTGCCAGAACCAGCTGAGGGAGTGGACGAGGCAGAGCACCTCCTGCTCCTCGCCGAGCGCGACGGCCGTGCGCAGGGCTCCGCGCAGGTTGTCGTGCTCGCGCTCCAGGAGCGCGATGGCGGCGAGCTGTCCCGAGCCGCGGAGTTCGGGGTCGGCGGTACGGGCGAGTTCCCGGTAGTACGTCAGATGCCGCCGCTCGACCGCGGCCCGCTCCCCCGACTCCCCCAGACGCTCCGCCGCGTACTCCGCCACCGTCTCCAGCAGCCGGAACCGCATCCCCTCACCATCCCGCCCCGGACCCGCCACCACCAACGACTTGTCCACCAGCGCACCCAGCAGATCCAGCACGTCCGACACCCCGCCGTCCGCGCACACCGCCTCCGCCGCCGCCAGATCCGCACCCCCCGCGAACACCGCCAGCCGCCGCAGCACCGCCCGCTCCGGACCCTCCAGCAGATCCCACGACCAGTCCACCACCGCCCGCAGCGTCTGCTGCCGCGGCAACACCGTCCGCGCCCCCGACGTCAGCAACCGGAACCGGTCGTCCAACCGCTCCGCGATCTGACGCACGGACAACAACCGCAACCGCGCCGCCGCCAGCTCGATCGCCAGCGGCAGACCGTCGAGACGCCGGCACACCTCCTCCGCCGCCCCCGCGTCCTCGGCCACCACGAACCCGGGACGCGCCGCCGCACCCCGCTCCCCCAGCAACCGCAAGGCCATCCCCACCGGCAACGGGCCCAACGGCCGCACCGCCTCCCCCGGCACCCCCAACGGCTCCCGGCTCGTCGCCAGCACGGTCACCCCCGGGCAGCGGGCGAGCAGCACGTGGGTGAGCTCCGCCGCCGCCGCGACCACGTGCTCGCAGTTGTCGAGGACGATCAGCATCCGCCGCCCGGAGCAGTGCTCGACGAGTTCGGCGAAGGGGTCCTCCGGGTCCGCCGCGGCGACGGCGGCGGCGCGGTGCCAGACGTGCGTCTCGCGCGCGCCCACGGCGCTCAGGACCGCCGCGGCGACGGTGGACTCCTCACGCACGGAGGCGAGTTCGGCGAAGTGGACGGGGCCGTCCCGGTACGTCCCGGCCGCTTCCAGGGCGAGCCGCGTCTTGCCGACACCGCCCGGCCCGGTGAGGGTGACGAGCCGCCGCGTGCCCCACTCGGCGGCGAGCGCGCCCAGGTCGTCGTCCCGGCCGATGAAGGAGGTCAGCCGCGCGGGAAGACCGACCGACCGGCCCCTCTCGCCCGGCGCCGGTGGCACGGGGTCCGCCTCGTCCGGCACGGGGTCCGCGAGGGGTGCGGGCGTCGGCTCCGCGAGGAGTTCCGCGTGGAGGGCGCGCAGTTCGGGTCCCGGGTCCGTGCCCAGCAGCTCCGCGAGACGCGCGCGCAGGTCCTCGTACGCGGCCAGGG
This sequence is a window from Streptomyces sp. NBC_00691. Protein-coding genes within it:
- a CDS encoding ATP-binding protein — encoded protein: MQPPYRVLGPCQAFRTDDGTEAVLSGARLRALLAALAGAGGRAVGTRALIDQVWGDTGRAEEPDQDRTAALQALVGRLRRAAGRDSVVSAPGGGYRLAADPDAVDLHRFERLAAEGSAALGAGDPARAAALLDEALGLWRGPALADLPGRDTDPLVVRVEQRHAHARRDRLAADLALGRAAEVLAPLAALAAGEPLDEPLQALRIRALRAAGRSAEALAAYEDLRARLAELLGTDPGPELRALHAELLAEPTPAPLADPVPDEADPVPPAPGERGRSVGLPARLTSFIGRDDDLGALAAEWGTRRLVTLTGPGGVGKTRLALEAAGTYRDGPVHFAELASVREESTVAAAVLSAVGARETHVWHRAAAVAAADPEDPFAELVEHCSGRRMLIVLDNCEHVVAAAAELTHVLLARCPGVTVLATSREPLGVPGEAVRPLGPLPVGMALRLLGERGAAARPGFVVAEDAGAAEEVCRRLDGLPLAIELAAARLRLLSVRQIAERLDDRFRLLTSGARTVLPRQQTLRAVVDWSWDLLEGPERAVLRRLAVFAGGADLAAAEAVCADGGVSDVLDLLGALVDKSLVVAGPGRDGEGMRFRLLETVAEYAAERLGESGERAAVERRHLTYYRELARTADPELRGSGQLAAIALLEREHDNLRGALRTAVALGEEQEVLCLVHSLSWFWQLRHHQLDPRTWAVEAARLGPDPFREPVRPAEPFDGRCTDVPPPWQGERLAEARRGGWLYVLATQGGRGAASFEHPETRARLAALVSAYRPGLPQTCRQPAMMWYFARLMTGEFTGLGETLTAVVDACRDHAPGWDLGFALLLRAKLVVRGPRDAAEALALFEAAGDSWGIAEALAARGESYERAGRLAEAAADFERATEAAAHVGASSQVPLYTARLAAVRLRLAPEGDPAAEQLLAQAADAAGEWGAEVAGSARMLLTQHYGHTGRTGLARAQLSRLEREFGDATPDLFWGLAGGAWAWLDCLDGAYDPAVERLAKAVAAVETLARLVAPYLIVTQFATAAWALGGRGGPGDAETGARLLGAYDAHAGSGTDGGFRPFSTETETLIRSRAEETLRVALAPEAYTRHYELGTRLESRAAAELVRNRGQAPAS
- a CDS encoding sodium/solute symporter produces the protein MTGFSSEAQTMSLIAFIAVITVTLLLCVMTGPDRDDLGDFYTGYRSLSPVQSGLAIAGDYISAGTVLGTIGIIALVGYDGVTLALSTVLSLVLMMFLLAEPLRNAGRFTIGDVLTRRLPGPAVRIVTAAVTLTALLPLVVFQLAGAGDLLSVVLGFDSDGFKTGAIVFLGLLMIAYAAIGGMKGTAFIQIVKTVALLGASLAIAVLILNRFDFSLPSLLDAAKRGSGAGDAYLAAGLQFGGNELDMISTQLTVVLGAAVLPHITMRMFTARSAAAVRRSMSWAVSTVVVTCLLIAVIGFGAAAIVGHQGIVAGDPQGKTAFLMVSQAIMGAEQATVETLLFTAVATAVFLTLLASVAGITLACANSLAHDLITHGLRRKARLKGSAEMAIARIAAAGVGLVAIAIAAGARHLNLQALLTLSFCIGASAVAPALIYSLFWRRYSRTGLLCTLVVGSASALILMTGSNLVSGSPQAIFPDQDFNWFPFTTSGILSAPLGFLAGWLGTVLRERDPADQHMRYEAVEETILAGTPAGNDTSPY
- a CDS encoding FAD-binding oxidoreductase, yielding MGKLSNDQLRERVRGTVVTAEDDAYDEARTVHNAMIDRRPAVVVRCVNAGDVMAAVDFARENGLDLAVRGGAHSVPGFGTCDDGVVADLSGMRGVRVDPVRRTARAEGGATWGDVNAATYPFGLAVTGGIISTTGVGGLTLGGGIGYLARGLGLSCDNLVSADVVTADGRFLVADEEQNADLFWALRGGGGNFGAVTSFEYRLAPVKDIYGGPMLFELEDAATVVRSFAEYIADAPEQLGGFPAFQIAPPLPFIPEDRHGDTFALVVACWAGPLDEGERALRPLHDFAPVVAEHVGPMPYPALNSAFDALVPPGLQHYWKANFVTELTDAAIAAHVEHAAGLPAVNSTVHIYPINGACHRVAPDATAFAYRDASFATVIAGMWPDPTANEANTAWVRDYYEATAPHSEEGGYINFMADDDRGRIRANYGANYDRLVEVKRTYDPDNLFHLNQNIEP
- a CDS encoding acyl-CoA dehydrogenase family protein, with protein sequence MHLAYTPAQNSLRAELRAYFAELVPEDVHTRYADPAAQKRFYRETVRRLGADGWLGVGWPAEYGGRGLTPMEQFIFFDEAAQAGVPLPLMALNTVGPTIMGFGTDEQKAYFLPRILSGEIDFAIGYSEPDAGTDLAALKTRAVREGDEATGTYTVNGQKIWTTNGDTADWVWLAVRTDPDAPPHKGITMLLVPTSDPGYSCTIINTLASHDTTASYYDNIEVPASRRVGEENRGWRLITNQLNHERVTLAAHGTMAIRALHDVQHWAAATPLADGRRVIDLPWVRRTLARTHARLDAMKLLNWQMVNAVQNGTLTPQDASAVKVYGSEARRDAYAALMEVVGAAGALKEGSAGAVLHGELERGYRSAVIFTFGGGNNEIQREIISWIGLGMPRVRR
- the ppnP gene encoding pyrimidine/purine nucleoside phosphorylase translates to MFTVNEYFDGTVKSIAFTQEQGPATIGVMAPGEYEFGTAAAEIMHVVSGALTVRLPGAEAWETFEAGDHFKVPGDSRFQLRVAVETAYLCEYR
- a CDS encoding oxygenase MpaB family protein; this translates as MHSDPVMWIAGVRALWLQALHPVAVRGVMINSSFRKDPWGRLMRTADFVGTLSYGTTEAAEAAGARVRRIHRLLGVDDPELLLWVHCAETDSYLAVARRSGIRLTDAQADRYVDEHRTSARLVGLDPATAPGSTAALAAYFETVRPRLEAGPDARTVEDFLRRPPVKPVLVPAREVIWRRVAALAYDTLPPYAHALYGRPAPPPETVTRRLATTADLLRRIPARLRWRLPPRHILRAMDRLGPGTRPDPYTYPAPYPLSEPAAILEEPEKA
- a CDS encoding DUF485 domain-containing protein, producing MPQGWDSVSQPWDASPRQPRPPAATDDRDDLRRLGSAYRRLRRVATFTALGYFVVFLLLSGFAPSLMTGSITGGLTTGVVLGLLQLPVALVAIVVYERTARTHVDPLAAEIRERAEQAAAAAAPRPERQGRPGRPVWQQPTGGARA